A region of Streptomyces sp. R44 DNA encodes the following proteins:
- the rpsD gene encoding 30S ribosomal protein S4: protein MPNQSRPKVKKSRALGIALTPKAVKYFEARPYPPGEHGRGRKQNSDYKVRLLEKQRLRAQYDISERQMARAYDRAKKAEGKTGEALVVELERRLDALVLRSGIARTIYQARQMVVHGHIQVNGGKVDKPSFRVRPDDVVMVRERSRTKPLFEMAREGGFAADGETPRYLQVNLKALAFRLDRDPNRKEIPVICDEQLVVEYYAR, encoded by the coding sequence ATGCCGAACCAGTCCCGTCCCAAGGTCAAGAAGTCGCGTGCCCTCGGCATCGCGCTGACCCCGAAGGCCGTCAAGTACTTCGAGGCCCGCCCCTACCCGCCGGGCGAGCACGGCCGTGGCCGCAAGCAGAACTCGGACTACAAGGTCCGTCTGCTCGAGAAGCAGCGTCTGCGCGCCCAGTACGACATCAGCGAGCGCCAGATGGCGCGCGCCTACGACCGTGCCAAGAAGGCCGAGGGCAAGACGGGCGAGGCGCTGGTCGTCGAGCTCGAGCGTCGCCTCGACGCCCTGGTCCTGCGTTCGGGCATCGCCCGCACCATCTACCAGGCCCGCCAGATGGTCGTGCACGGTCACATCCAGGTCAACGGTGGCAAGGTCGACAAGCCGTCGTTCCGTGTCCGTCCGGACGACGTCGTCATGGTCCGCGAGCGCAGCCGCACCAAGCCGCTGTTCGAGATGGCCCGTGAGGGTGGCTTCGCCGCCGACGGCGAGACCCCGCGCTACCTGCAGGTCAACCTGAAGGCCCTGGCCTTCCGCCTCGACCGCGACCCGAACCGCAAGGAAATCCCGGTCATCTGCGACGAGCAGCTGGTCGTCGAGTACTACGCCCGCTGA
- a CDS encoding replication-associated recombination protein A: MEPDLFTAAAEDRQEKDPASSPLAVRMRPRTLDEVVGQQHLLKPGSPLRRLVGDGDGGPAGASSVILWGPPGIGKTTLAYVVSKATNKRFVELSAITAGVKEVRAVIDGARRAVGGYGKETVLFLDEIHRFSKAQQDSLLPAVENRWVTLIAATTENPYFSVISPLLSRSLLLTLEPLTDEDLKGLMARALTGERGLGGAVTLPEDAEAHLLRVAGGDARRALTALEAAAGAAIAKGEAEITLQTVEETVDRAAVKYDRDGDQHYDVASALIKSIRGSDVDAALHYLARMIEAGEDPRFIARRLMISASEDIGLADPNALPIAVAAAQAVAMIGFPEAALTLSHATIALALAPKSNSATTAIGAALADVRNGLAGSVPPHLRDGHYKGAAKLGHAQGYVYPHDVPGGIASQQYAPDSIHGRQYYEPTRYGAEARYADVVERVRERLKGDG, translated from the coding sequence GTGGAGCCCGACCTCTTTACCGCAGCAGCCGAAGACCGCCAGGAGAAGGACCCTGCCAGCAGCCCGCTGGCCGTCCGGATGCGCCCCCGCACCCTCGACGAGGTGGTGGGGCAGCAGCACCTGCTCAAGCCCGGATCGCCGCTGCGCCGACTCGTCGGGGACGGGGACGGCGGCCCCGCCGGGGCCTCCTCGGTGATCCTCTGGGGCCCGCCGGGAATCGGCAAGACGACCCTCGCGTACGTCGTGTCGAAGGCGACGAACAAGCGCTTCGTGGAGCTGTCCGCGATCACCGCTGGCGTCAAGGAGGTCCGGGCCGTCATCGACGGCGCCCGGCGCGCGGTGGGCGGCTACGGCAAGGAGACCGTCCTCTTCCTCGACGAGATCCACCGCTTCTCCAAGGCCCAGCAGGACTCGCTCCTTCCGGCCGTCGAGAACCGCTGGGTGACGCTGATCGCCGCCACCACCGAGAACCCGTACTTCTCCGTCATCTCCCCGCTCCTCTCCCGCTCCCTGCTCCTCACCCTGGAACCGCTGACCGACGAGGACCTGAAGGGCCTGATGGCCCGGGCGCTCACCGGCGAGCGGGGACTCGGCGGGGCCGTGACCCTGCCGGAGGACGCCGAGGCGCACCTCCTGCGCGTCGCCGGCGGCGACGCCCGGCGCGCCCTGACCGCCCTGGAGGCGGCGGCGGGCGCCGCGATCGCCAAGGGCGAGGCGGAGATCACCCTCCAGACCGTCGAGGAGACCGTCGACCGCGCGGCCGTGAAGTACGACCGGGACGGCGACCAGCACTACGACGTGGCCAGCGCGCTCATCAAGTCCATCCGCGGCTCGGACGTGGACGCGGCCCTGCACTACCTGGCGCGGATGATCGAGGCGGGGGAGGACCCGCGCTTCATCGCCCGCCGGCTGATGATCTCCGCGAGCGAGGACATCGGCCTCGCCGACCCCAACGCCCTGCCGATCGCCGTCGCCGCCGCCCAGGCCGTCGCCATGATCGGTTTCCCCGAGGCGGCCCTCACCCTGAGCCACGCCACCATCGCCCTGGCCCTGGCCCCGAAGTCGAACTCCGCGACGACCGCGATCGGCGCCGCCCTCGCGGACGTCCGCAACGGCCTCGCGGGCTCGGTCCCGCCGCACCTGCGGGACGGCCACTACAAGGGCGCGGCCAAGCTCGGCCACGCGCAGGGGTACGTGTACCCCCACGACGTACCGGGCGGCATCGCGTCCCAGCAGTACGCCCCGGACTCGATCCACGGCCGCCAGTACTACGAACCGACGCGGTACGGAGCGGAGGCGAGATACGCGGACGTCGTGGAGCGCGTGCGCGAACGCCTGAAGGGGGACGGCTAG
- a CDS encoding DUF948 domain-containing protein, whose product MTGGEVAGILVAVFWAILVSFLAVVLVRLAQTLRATTKLVADVTEQAVPLLADASATVRSAQTQLDRVDAIASDVQEVTSNASALSTTVASTFGGPLVKVAAFGYGVRKALGRGRDAEDAPREAVRRTVIVGRTVPSSRRRKQKG is encoded by the coding sequence GTGACCGGTGGAGAGGTTGCCGGGATCCTGGTGGCCGTGTTCTGGGCGATCCTCGTCTCCTTCCTCGCCGTGGTGCTGGTGAGGCTGGCGCAGACGCTCAGGGCGACCACCAAGCTGGTGGCGGACGTGACCGAACAGGCCGTTCCCCTGCTGGCCGACGCCTCCGCGACCGTCCGCTCGGCGCAGACCCAGCTCGACCGGGTCGACGCCATCGCCTCGGACGTCCAGGAGGTCACCTCCAACGCCTCCGCGCTGTCCACGACCGTCGCCTCCACCTTCGGCGGCCCGCTCGTCAAGGTGGCCGCCTTCGGCTACGGCGTCCGCAAGGCGCTCGGCCGGGGCCGTGACGCGGAGGACGCGCCGCGGGAGGCCGTCCGCCGTACTGTGATCGTCGGCCGAACCGTGCCGTCCTCGCGACGCCGGAAGCAGAAGGGCTGA
- the alaS gene encoding alanine--tRNA ligase, protein MESAEIRRRWLSFFEERGHTVVPSASLIADDPTLLLVPAGMVPFKPYFLGEVKPPFTRASSVQKCVRTPDIEEVGKTTRHGTFFQMCGNFSFGDYFKEGAIKLAWELLTTPVEHGGYGLEPEKLWITVYLEDDEAERIWRDVVGVPAERIQRLGKKDNYWSMGVPGPCGPCSEINYDRGPDFGVEGGPAVNDERYVEIWNLVFMQYERGEGSGKDDFPILGELPSKNIDTGLGLERLAMILQGVQNMYETDTLKVVIDKATELTGVDYGKAHDSDVSLRVVADHMRTSVMLIGDGVTPGNEGRGYVLRRIMRRAVRNMRLLGATGPVVQDLVDTVINTMGEQYPELVTDRKRIETVALAEEAAFLKALKGGTNILDTAVTETKAAGGTVLAGEKAFLLHDTWGFPIDLTLEMAAEQGLSVDEDGFRRLMKEQRDRAKADAKAKKTGHADMTAYREIADSNGATQFVGYTNTEGETTVVGLLVNGVPSPAASEGDEVEVVLDRTPFYAEGGGQIADQGRIKLHSGAVIEVRDVQQPVPGVSVHKGSVQVGEVTVGATAYAAIDVKRRRAIARAHSATHLTHQALRDALGPTAAQAGSENQPGRFRFDFGSPNAVPGQVLTDVEQKINEVLSRELEVHAEVMPINEAKRQGAIAEFGEKYGEQVRVVTIGDFSKELCGGTHVGNTAQLGLVKLLGESSIGSGVRRIEALVGVDAYNFLAREHTVVAQLQELVKGRPEELPEKISSMLGKLKDAEKEIEKFRAEKVLQAAAGLVDSARDIRGVALVTGQVPDGTGADDLRKLVLDVRGRISSDRPAVVALFTTVNGKPLTVIATNEAARERGLKAGELVRTAAKTLGGGGGGKPDVAQGGGQNPEAVGEAIAAVERLVVETA, encoded by the coding sequence ATGGAGTCGGCTGAAATCCGCCGCCGCTGGCTGAGCTTCTTCGAGGAGCGCGGGCACACCGTCGTCCCTTCGGCGTCGCTCATCGCGGACGACCCGACTCTGCTGCTCGTCCCGGCCGGCATGGTGCCGTTCAAGCCCTACTTCCTGGGCGAGGTCAAGCCGCCCTTCACGCGCGCCTCCAGCGTGCAGAAGTGCGTGCGCACGCCGGACATCGAAGAGGTCGGCAAGACCACCCGCCACGGCACGTTCTTCCAGATGTGCGGCAACTTCTCCTTCGGCGACTACTTCAAGGAAGGCGCCATCAAGCTCGCCTGGGAGCTGCTGACCACCCCGGTGGAGCACGGCGGCTACGGGCTGGAGCCGGAGAAGCTCTGGATCACCGTCTACCTGGAGGACGACGAGGCCGAGCGCATCTGGCGCGACGTCGTCGGCGTCCCGGCCGAGCGCATCCAGCGCCTCGGCAAGAAGGACAACTACTGGTCGATGGGCGTCCCCGGCCCCTGCGGCCCGTGCTCCGAGATCAACTACGACCGCGGCCCCGACTTCGGCGTCGAGGGCGGCCCGGCCGTCAACGACGAGCGGTACGTGGAGATCTGGAACCTGGTCTTCATGCAGTACGAGCGCGGTGAGGGCTCCGGCAAGGACGACTTCCCGATCCTCGGCGAGCTCCCGTCGAAGAACATCGACACGGGCCTCGGCCTGGAGCGCCTGGCGATGATCCTCCAGGGCGTCCAGAACATGTACGAGACGGACACCCTCAAGGTCGTCATCGACAAGGCCACCGAGCTGACCGGCGTCGACTACGGCAAGGCCCACGACAGCGACGTCTCGCTCCGCGTGGTCGCCGACCACATGCGCACCTCCGTGATGCTCATCGGCGACGGCGTCACCCCCGGCAACGAGGGCCGCGGCTACGTGCTGCGCCGCATCATGCGCCGCGCCGTCCGCAACATGCGCCTGCTCGGCGCCACCGGCCCGGTCGTCCAGGACCTCGTCGACACCGTGATCAACACGATGGGCGAGCAGTACCCGGAGCTGGTCACCGACCGCAAGCGCATCGAGACCGTCGCCCTCGCCGAAGAGGCCGCCTTCCTGAAGGCCCTCAAGGGCGGCACCAACATCCTCGACACCGCCGTCACCGAGACCAAGGCCGCCGGCGGCACGGTCCTCGCCGGCGAGAAGGCCTTCCTGCTCCACGACACCTGGGGCTTCCCGATCGACCTCACCCTGGAGATGGCCGCCGAGCAGGGCCTCTCCGTGGACGAGGACGGCTTCCGCCGCCTGATGAAGGAGCAGCGGGACCGCGCCAAGGCCGACGCCAAGGCGAAGAAGACCGGCCACGCCGACATGACGGCCTACCGGGAGATCGCCGACTCCAACGGCGCCACCCAGTTCGTGGGCTACACCAACACCGAGGGCGAGACCACGGTCGTCGGCCTCCTCGTGAACGGCGTCCCCTCGCCGGCCGCCTCCGAGGGCGACGAGGTCGAGGTCGTCCTCGACCGCACCCCGTTCTACGCCGAGGGCGGCGGCCAGATCGCCGACCAGGGCCGCATCAAGCTGCACAGCGGTGCCGTCATCGAGGTCCGCGACGTCCAGCAGCCGGTCCCGGGCGTCTCGGTCCACAAGGGCTCGGTGCAGGTCGGTGAGGTGACCGTGGGCGCCACCGCCTACGCCGCCATCGACGTCAAGCGCCGCCGGGCCATCGCCCGCGCCCACTCCGCCACGCACCTGACGCACCAGGCGCTGCGCGACGCCCTCGGCCCGACGGCCGCCCAGGCCGGTTCCGAGAACCAGCCCGGCCGCTTCCGCTTCGACTTCGGCTCGCCGAACGCCGTGCCCGGCCAGGTCCTCACCGACGTCGAGCAGAAGATCAACGAGGTCCTCTCGCGCGAGCTGGAGGTCCACGCCGAGGTCATGCCGATCAACGAGGCCAAGCGCCAGGGCGCCATCGCCGAGTTCGGCGAGAAGTACGGCGAGCAGGTCCGCGTCGTCACCATCGGCGACTTCTCCAAGGAGCTGTGCGGCGGCACGCACGTCGGCAACACCGCCCAGCTGGGCCTGGTGAAGCTGCTCGGCGAGTCGTCCATCGGCTCCGGCGTGCGCCGCATCGAGGCCCTCGTCGGCGTCGACGCGTACAACTTCCTCGCCCGCGAGCACACGGTTGTCGCCCAGCTCCAGGAGCTCGTCAAGGGCCGCCCGGAGGAGCTGCCGGAGAAGATCTCCTCCATGCTCGGCAAGCTGAAGGACGCCGAGAAGGAGATCGAGAAGTTCCGCGCGGAGAAGGTCCTCCAGGCCGCCGCCGGTCTCGTGGACTCCGCCCGCGACATCCGCGGCGTCGCCCTCGTCACCGGGCAGGTCCCGGACGGCACCGGCGCCGACGACCTGCGCAAGCTGGTCCTCGACGTCCGCGGCCGCATCTCGTCCGACCGCCCGGCCGTCGTGGCCCTGTTCACCACGGTCAACGGCAAGCCGCTGACGGTCATCGCCACCAACGAGGCCGCCCGCGAGCGCGGCCTCAAGGCCGGCGAGCTGGTCCGTACGGCCGCCAAGACCCTCGGTGGCGGTGGCGGCGGCAAGCCGGACGTCGCCCAGGGCGGCGGCCAGAACCCGGAGGCCGTCGGCGAGGCCATCGCCGCGGTCGAGCGCCTCGTGGTGGAGACGGCGTGA
- a CDS encoding vitamin K epoxide reductase family protein, with protein sequence MAKAAVDEVGSGRDGGGTIGASRAFSWLLVITGAAGLLAAWVITIDKFKLLEDPNFTPGCSLNPIVSCGNIMKSEQASVFGFPNPMLGLVTYAMVIAIGVGLLAGARYRRWYWLGLNAGTLFGVGFCTWLMYQSLYEINSLCLWCCLAWVATIVMFWYVTSHNVRLGVIPAPGGLKTFFDEFTWILPVLHIGIIGMLILTRWWDFWTS encoded by the coding sequence ATGGCGAAGGCAGCGGTGGACGAGGTCGGCTCCGGCCGGGACGGCGGCGGCACGATCGGAGCGAGCCGGGCCTTCTCGTGGCTCCTCGTGATCACCGGGGCGGCCGGACTGCTCGCCGCCTGGGTCATCACCATCGACAAGTTCAAGCTCCTCGAAGACCCCAACTTCACCCCGGGCTGCAGCCTCAACCCGATCGTCTCCTGCGGCAACATCATGAAGAGCGAGCAGGCCTCGGTCTTCGGCTTCCCGAACCCGATGCTCGGCCTCGTCACGTACGCCATGGTCATCGCGATCGGCGTGGGCCTGCTCGCCGGAGCCCGCTACCGCCGCTGGTACTGGCTCGGCCTCAACGCCGGCACCCTCTTCGGCGTCGGCTTCTGCACCTGGCTGATGTACCAGTCGCTGTACGAGATCAACTCGCTCTGCCTGTGGTGCTGCCTCGCCTGGGTCGCCACCATCGTCATGTTCTGGTACGTGACCTCGCACAACGTGCGCCTCGGCGTGATCCCCGCCCCCGGCGGCCTGAAGACCTTCTTCGACGAGTTCACCTGGATCCTGCCGGTCCTGCACATCGGGATCATCGGCATGCTGATCCTGACCCGCTGGTGGGACTTCTGGACCAGCTGA
- a CDS encoding MBL fold metallo-hydrolase, translating to MLIAGFPAGAWGTNCYLVAPAAGEECVIIDPGHQATQGVEETLKKHRLKPVAVVLTHGHIDHVASVVPVCGAHDVPAWIHPSDRYMMSDPEKALGRSIGMPLMGELTVGEPDDVRELTDGSQLKLAGLEFSVAHAPGHTKGSVTFRMPETTEIPSVFFSGDLLFAGSIGRTDLPGGDMDEMLASLARVCLPLDNSTVVLSGHGPQTTIGQERATNPYLRDVAAGLGSTDAPRRGM from the coding sequence GTGCTGATTGCCGGGTTCCCCGCCGGGGCCTGGGGGACCAACTGCTATCTGGTCGCCCCCGCCGCAGGCGAGGAGTGCGTGATCATCGACCCGGGCCACCAGGCCACGCAGGGTGTCGAGGAGACGCTGAAGAAGCATCGGCTCAAGCCCGTCGCCGTCGTCCTCACCCATGGACACATCGACCACGTCGCCTCCGTCGTTCCGGTGTGCGGCGCCCATGACGTCCCCGCGTGGATCCACCCGTCCGACCGCTACATGATGAGCGACCCGGAGAAGGCCCTCGGCCGCTCCATCGGGATGCCCCTCATGGGCGAGCTGACCGTGGGAGAGCCCGACGACGTGCGCGAGCTCACCGACGGCTCCCAGCTGAAGCTCGCCGGTCTGGAGTTCTCCGTCGCCCACGCGCCCGGTCATACCAAGGGGTCGGTGACCTTCCGGATGCCCGAGACCACGGAGATCCCCTCCGTGTTCTTCTCCGGGGATCTGCTGTTCGCCGGCTCCATCGGACGCACCGACCTTCCCGGCGGTGACATGGACGAGATGCTCGCGTCGCTGGCCCGCGTGTGCCTGCCGCTCGACAACTCGACCGTGGTCCTGTCGGGACACGGTCCCCAGACGACCATCGGCCAGGAGCGCGCCACGAACCCCTATCTGCGGGACGTGGCGGCCGGCCTTGGGAGCACGGACGCTCCCCGACGAGGAATGTGA
- the hisS gene encoding histidine--tRNA ligase yields MSTFKAPKGTYDLIPPYSAKYLAVRDAISGPLRRSGYGYVETPGFEDVNLFARGVGESTDIVSKEMYAFETKGGDKLALRPEGTASVLRAALEANLHKQGNLPVKLWYSGSYYRYERPQKGRYRHFSQVGAEAIGAEDPALDAELIILADEAYRSLGLRNFRILLNSLGDKECRPVYREALQTFLRGLDLDEDTLRRAEINPLRVLDDKRADVQKQLVDAPLLRDYLCDACKAYHEEVRALITAAGVVFEDDPKLVRGLDYYTRTTFEFVHGGLGSQSAVGGGGRYDGLSEMIGGPALPSVGWALGVDRTVLALEAEGVELDIPAATSVFAVAIGEEARRLLFGKVTELRRAGVAADFSFGGKGLKGAMKDANRSGARLAVVAGERDLAEGVVQLKDMESGEQQAVSLDELVDAVRAKLA; encoded by the coding sequence GTGAGCACCTTCAAGGCCCCCAAGGGCACGTACGACCTGATCCCGCCCTACTCCGCCAAGTACCTGGCGGTCCGGGACGCGATCTCCGGACCGCTGCGCAGGTCCGGCTACGGCTACGTCGAGACCCCCGGCTTCGAGGACGTGAACCTCTTCGCCCGCGGCGTCGGCGAGTCCACCGACATCGTCAGCAAGGAGATGTACGCCTTCGAGACCAAGGGCGGCGACAAGCTCGCCCTGCGTCCCGAGGGCACCGCCTCCGTGCTGCGCGCCGCCCTGGAGGCGAACCTCCACAAGCAGGGCAACCTGCCGGTCAAGCTCTGGTACTCCGGCTCGTACTACCGCTACGAGCGCCCGCAGAAGGGCCGCTACAGGCACTTCTCCCAGGTCGGCGCCGAGGCCATCGGTGCCGAGGACCCGGCGCTCGACGCCGAGCTGATCATCCTGGCCGACGAGGCGTACCGCTCGCTGGGCCTGCGGAACTTCCGCATCCTGCTGAACTCGCTCGGCGACAAGGAGTGCCGCCCCGTCTACCGGGAGGCCCTGCAGACCTTCCTGCGCGGCCTCGACCTGGACGAGGACACCCTGCGCCGCGCCGAGATCAACCCGCTGCGCGTCCTCGACGACAAGCGGGCCGACGTCCAGAAGCAGCTGGTCGACGCGCCGCTCCTGCGCGACTACCTGTGCGACGCGTGCAAGGCGTACCACGAGGAGGTGCGCGCCCTGATCACCGCGGCGGGCGTCGTCTTCGAGGACGACCCCAAGCTGGTCCGCGGCCTCGACTACTACACCCGCACCACCTTCGAGTTCGTCCACGGCGGTCTCGGCTCGCAGTCGGCGGTCGGCGGCGGCGGCCGCTACGACGGCCTCTCCGAGATGATCGGCGGCCCCGCGCTGCCGTCGGTGGGCTGGGCGCTCGGTGTGGACCGTACGGTCCTCGCCCTGGAGGCGGAGGGCGTCGAGCTCGACATCCCCGCCGCCACCAGCGTCTTCGCCGTCGCCATCGGCGAGGAGGCCCGCCGCCTCCTCTTCGGCAAGGTCACCGAGCTCCGCAGGGCCGGCGTCGCCGCCGACTTCTCCTTCGGCGGCAAGGGACTCAAGGGCGCCATGAAGGACGCCAACCGCTCCGGTGCCCGCCTCGCCGTCGTCGCCGGTGAGCGCGACCTCGCGGAGGGCGTCGTGCAGCTCAAGGACATGGAGTCCGGCGAGCAGCAGGCCGTCTCCCTGGACGAGCTCGTCGACGCCGTACGGGCCAAGCTGGCCTGA
- a CDS encoding DUF6167 family protein, with the protein MFRRTFWFTAGAAAGVWATTKVNRKLKQLTPESLAAQAANKALETGHRLKDFALDVRAGMVQREAELGEALGLDAPVDQVRELPEPRRRAALDPAAHPTTYSFSKMPTSSYNRNEDH; encoded by the coding sequence ATGTTCCGCCGCACGTTCTGGTTCACGGCCGGCGCAGCCGCCGGCGTGTGGGCCACCACCAAGGTCAACCGGAAGCTCAAGCAGCTGACCCCCGAGAGCCTCGCGGCCCAGGCCGCGAACAAGGCACTCGAGACCGGCCACCGCCTCAAGGACTTCGCCCTCGACGTCCGTGCGGGCATGGTCCAGCGGGAGGCCGAGCTGGGCGAGGCGCTCGGCCTGGACGCCCCCGTGGACCAGGTCCGGGAGCTCCCGGAGCCGCGCCGGAGGGCCGCGCTCGACCCCGCCGCGCACCCGACCACCTATTCGTTTTCCAAGATGCCTACGAGTTCGTACAACCGGAATGAGGACCACTGA
- a CDS encoding AAA family ATPase, translated as MRRSNLPAELNRFVGRAAEQAALTALLETSRLVTVVGVGGVGKTRLALRAAAGAQNRYGEGVRLAELAPLRDPDLVAYALVEALGLTDHTPKAPREVLLDHLAERRMLLVVDGFEHLVESCAPLVRELLAHAPGLTVLAVGRRPLRVAGEAVFPLAPMDEADAVALLAERAAEAGAPVVPVNRAASLVPGTGTVLAPEPGAAAVRELCRRLDGIPLALELAAGRLPLLSVEQMLHRLDDRFRLLTDGERGALPRHQTLRTAIGWSHELCTPEERLLWARLSVFAGPFDLEAVEYVCGSRELPPERILDRLGGLLAQSLVSREDTPAGPAYRLLDTVAAYGAEWLAALGDTERMRRRHRDWYMGLATWCELEWFSPRQPEVAARTEAALPNLRAALDVCLEFPDDAHLAQHLAGTLWFAWVGCGRLSEGRHWLERALALESGHEEARLKALWVLGYVAVLQGDGTAAVAALHECGERARSTGNALAEAYATHRMGCLALLSDDLPRAESLIGRALDSYRELGELNSNVLMGQVEVAMARAFRGDLEGAVAICREVREVCEERGEQWTRAYALYVLAYSAWTRDAFAEARELLTECVSINHTFRDLVGLVLAIELLALVTVSEGDPAEAAVLQGAAVPVWDTVGIRLFGSEAFDGPRALCEQRAAEALGTEAFDHAVREGRCLPLDAVVERALAGRRDPALAGPADPTAPRPFRTARSAGVPGTRKPAGSPTGKGGEAAG; from the coding sequence ATGCGACGGAGCAATCTCCCGGCGGAGCTGAACCGGTTCGTCGGACGGGCCGCCGAGCAGGCCGCACTGACGGCGCTCCTCGAGACATCCCGCCTGGTCACGGTCGTGGGCGTCGGCGGGGTCGGCAAGACACGCCTCGCGCTGCGGGCTGCCGCGGGAGCGCAGAATCGCTACGGCGAAGGGGTGCGCCTCGCCGAGCTGGCGCCGTTGCGCGACCCCGACCTGGTCGCGTACGCCCTGGTCGAGGCCCTCGGTCTCACCGACCACACGCCGAAGGCCCCGCGCGAGGTCCTGCTCGATCACCTCGCGGAGCGGCGGATGCTGCTGGTCGTGGACGGTTTCGAGCACCTGGTGGAGAGCTGCGCGCCGCTGGTGCGCGAGCTCCTCGCGCACGCGCCCGGTCTCACCGTGCTCGCGGTGGGCCGTCGGCCGCTGCGGGTGGCGGGCGAGGCGGTGTTCCCGCTGGCCCCGATGGACGAGGCGGACGCGGTGGCGCTGCTCGCCGAGCGGGCCGCGGAGGCGGGCGCGCCGGTGGTGCCGGTGAACCGGGCGGCGTCGCTCGTCCCGGGTACGGGGACGGTCCTGGCCCCGGAGCCCGGCGCGGCGGCCGTACGGGAACTGTGCCGACGGCTCGACGGCATCCCGCTCGCCCTCGAACTCGCGGCCGGCCGCCTCCCCCTCCTCTCCGTGGAGCAGATGCTGCACCGTCTCGACGACCGCTTCCGGCTGCTGACGGACGGCGAGCGCGGGGCCCTCCCCCGCCATCAGACGCTGCGGACCGCGATCGGCTGGAGCCACGAGCTGTGCACCCCCGAGGAGCGGCTGCTGTGGGCGCGCCTCTCGGTGTTCGCCGGGCCCTTCGACCTGGAGGCGGTGGAGTACGTGTGCGGGAGCAGGGAGCTGCCGCCCGAGCGGATCCTCGACCGTCTCGGGGGCCTGCTCGCGCAGTCGCTGGTGTCCCGGGAGGACACGCCCGCGGGCCCGGCCTACCGGCTCCTGGACACGGTCGCCGCGTACGGGGCGGAGTGGCTGGCGGCGCTCGGCGACACGGAGCGGATGCGGCGGCGGCACCGCGACTGGTACATGGGGCTCGCCACCTGGTGCGAGCTGGAGTGGTTCAGCCCCCGCCAGCCGGAGGTCGCGGCCCGTACGGAGGCGGCGCTGCCCAATCTGCGGGCGGCCCTCGACGTGTGCCTCGAATTCCCTGACGACGCCCACCTCGCCCAGCACCTGGCGGGCACGCTCTGGTTCGCCTGGGTCGGCTGCGGGCGTCTCTCGGAGGGGCGGCACTGGCTGGAGCGGGCGCTCGCGCTGGAGTCCGGGCACGAGGAGGCCCGGCTCAAGGCGCTGTGGGTGCTCGGGTACGTGGCGGTCCTCCAGGGCGACGGCACGGCGGCGGTGGCCGCGCTGCACGAGTGCGGGGAGCGGGCCAGGTCCACGGGGAACGCGCTGGCGGAGGCGTACGCGACGCACCGGATGGGCTGTCTCGCGCTGCTCTCGGACGATCTGCCGCGGGCCGAGTCGCTGATCGGGAGGGCCCTCGACTCGTACCGGGAACTCGGCGAGCTGAACAGCAACGTGCTGATGGGCCAGGTCGAGGTGGCGATGGCCCGGGCCTTCCGGGGCGACCTGGAGGGGGCGGTCGCGATCTGCCGGGAGGTCCGGGAGGTCTGCGAGGAACGCGGGGAGCAGTGGACCCGGGCCTACGCCCTCTACGTCCTGGCGTACTCGGCGTGGACCCGGGACGCCTTCGCGGAGGCGCGGGAGCTGCTCACCGAGTGCGTCTCGATCAACCACACCTTCCGTGACCTGGTCGGTCTCGTCCTGGCGATCGAGCTGCTCGCGCTCGTGACGGTCAGCGAGGGGGATCCGGCGGAGGCGGCGGTCCTCCAGGGGGCCGCGGTGCCGGTGTGGGACACGGTGGGCATCCGGCTCTTCGGCTCGGAGGCCTTCGACGGGCCGCGGGCGCTGTGCGAGCAGCGGGCGGCGGAGGCCCTGGGCACGGAGGCCTTCGATCACGCGGTGCGGGAGGGCCGGTGCCTGCCGCTCGACGCGGTCGTGGAGCGCGCGCTCGCCGGGCGCCGGGATCCGGCCCTCGCCGGCCCGGCCGATCCGACGGCCCCGCGTCCGTTCCGTACGGCCAGGTCGGCGGGGGTCCCGGGAACGCGGAAGCCCGCCGGCTCCCCCACCGGAAAGGGCGGGGAAGCGGCGGGCTGA